In Campylobacter vulpis, a genomic segment contains:
- the virB10 gene encoding type IV secretion system protein VirB10, with translation MQNKEQDSLENDFDSHTSELSEQKNHLKKIQAYTIFAIGGLLLIILIVYFLKSFSSNNQSVEETPKEENKDLAQSVKAKEFVPPPPQKTFDELIANTPQQEQPLMLEPKPPKPRIVKGAGVTVIASTNSGGFEGGNAGNNREFGEKPNTLFEFGQNGALQNSNNLQGGGEFTGEVFTPTIAKVSEFDQNLLLSKGTYIGCALKTRLVSSIKGGIACIVSNDVYSANGNTLLIEKGSTITGTFNAGQMDDGMDRLFVIWQEIRTPNNIIIPVYSGATDELGASGMQGWVDHHYLKRFGSAILLSMIDDGMAILADQLSKNNKNGNNYYNYSENTRENVGEIANTALEKMIDIKPTLYKNHGDLVGVYVNRDIDFSKVYKLTRKKNVNHLR, from the coding sequence ATGCAAAATAAAGAGCAAGATAGCTTAGAAAATGACTTTGATAGCCACACAAGCGAATTGAGTGAGCAAAAAAATCATCTCAAAAAGATACAAGCTTATACAATCTTTGCTATTGGCGGTTTATTGCTCATCATTTTAATTGTTTATTTCTTAAAATCATTTTCATCAAATAATCAAAGTGTTGAAGAAACACCAAAGGAAGAAAATAAAGATTTAGCTCAAAGCGTTAAGGCTAAAGAATTTGTTCCACCTCCTCCACAAAAGACATTTGACGAACTTATCGCTAACACACCACAACAAGAACAACCTTTAATGCTTGAGCCAAAACCTCCAAAGCCTAGAATTGTAAAAGGTGCAGGAGTTACGGTCATTGCTTCAACTAATAGCGGAGGATTTGAGGGAGGCAATGCTGGCAATAACAGAGAGTTTGGAGAAAAACCAAATACCTTATTTGAATTTGGGCAAAATGGTGCTTTACAAAATTCTAATAATTTGCAAGGTGGAGGAGAATTTACAGGTGAAGTTTTCACTCCTACAATTGCTAAAGTGAGTGAGTTTGACCAAAATCTTCTTTTGTCTAAAGGAACTTATATTGGCTGTGCTTTAAAAACAAGGCTTGTTAGCTCTATTAAAGGAGGGATTGCCTGCATAGTATCTAATGATGTTTATTCTGCAAATGGCAACACACTTTTAATTGAAAAAGGTAGCACTATCACAGGAACATTTAATGCGGGTCAAATGGATGATGGTATGGATAGACTTTTTGTTATTTGGCAAGAAATTAGAACACCTAATAATATTATTATTCCTGTATATTCTGGAGCTACTGATGAGCTAGGTGCTAGTGGAATGCAAGGCTGGGTGGATCATCACTATTTAAAACGATTTGGTTCTGCTATTTTACTTTCAATGATTGATGATGGTATGGCAATACTAGCTGACCAATTAAGCAAAAACAATAAAAATGGCAATAACTACTACAATTATAGTGAGAATACAAGGGAAAATGTCGGTGAAATCGCTAACACTGCTTTAGAAAAAATGATTGATATTAAGCCAACTCTTTATAAAAATCACGGCGATTTAGTTGGCGTTTATGTCAATAGAGATATTGATTTTTCAAAGGTTTATAAACTTACAAGGAAAAAGAATGTCAATCACCTTAGATAA
- the virB11 gene encoding P-type DNA transfer ATPase VirB11: MSITLDKYTNQYFGEFLKDDSINEICYNGDDKVWLQNSKGLWEAIPSKLDFEKAGHFATAAAAFKKDKIDVSRPILSCILVGGERMQIVIPPATKSEHISITIRKPSKTRFKMQNHIESGLFEDLNPNDTNTIKPSDAELIKLYEEKDYQSFISKAVSYGKNIIIAGETGSGKTTFMKTLIDFISLDDRIITIEDVEEIKFYEHKNFVQLFYPSEAKSTDFLNSATLLKSCLRMKPDRILLAELRGAETYDFINVLASGHGGSITSCHAGSPEETFTRLALMTLQNPQGQCVPFEIIQKTLKDLIDIVVHIHAHHGKRRISGIYFKEIENIK; the protein is encoded by the coding sequence ATGTCAATCACCTTAGATAAATACACAAATCAATACTTTGGAGAATTCTTAAAAGATGACTCCATTAATGAAATTTGTTACAACGGCGATGATAAAGTATGGCTACAAAATTCTAAAGGATTATGGGAAGCTATACCTAGTAAGCTTGACTTTGAAAAAGCTGGACATTTTGCAACTGCGGCTGCTGCTTTTAAAAAAGACAAAATAGATGTTTCTCGTCCTATTCTTAGTTGTATTTTAGTAGGTGGGGAGCGTATGCAAATCGTTATCCCACCTGCTACTAAAAGCGAACATATTTCAATCACCATTAGAAAACCTAGCAAAACTCGCTTTAAAATGCAAAATCATATTGAAAGCGGACTTTTTGAGGATTTAAATCCTAATGATACAAACACCATCAAGCCTAGCGATGCAGAACTCATTAAGCTTTATGAAGAAAAAGATTATCAAAGCTTCATCTCTAAGGCTGTAAGCTATGGTAAAAACATTATCATTGCTGGAGAAACAGGAAGTGGAAAAACTACTTTTATGAAAACGCTAATTGATTTTATCAGTCTTGATGATAGGATTATTACGATTGAAGATGTAGAAGAAATCAAATTTTACGAGCATAAAAACTTCGTGCAATTATTTTATCCAAGTGAAGCAAAAAGCACGGATTTTTTAAATTCTGCAACGCTTTTAAAGTCCTGCTTAAGAATGAAACCTGATAGGATTTTATTAGCAGAGCTTAGAGGTGCTGAAACTTATGATTTTATCAATGTTTTAGCAAGTGGTCACGGAGGGAGTATCACAAGTTGCCACGCAGGAAGCCCTGAAGAAACATTTACACGACTTGCCTTAATGACTTTACAAAACCCACAAGGTCAATGTGTGCCTTTTGAAATTATCCAAAAAACACTGAAAGATTTGATTGATATTGTCGTTCATATCCACGCTCATCACGGAAAAAGGCGTATTAGTGGAATTTATTTTAAAGAGATAGAGAATATCAAGTAA
- a CDS encoding Rha family transcriptional regulator → MSMWKINRQETEATNTNLVNINNKKMEFTTKNNQIFCTSLDIARVFEKRHTHILDIIKNYLNDGDMKEFNQPKIRLVNYKDLKGELRPAYEVSRDGFSFIAMGLTGKKANKWKVSFINAFNKMEQVITQEIHSPNKYLTEIMSELYKRLPQEDFSVDITLKDRNQNNQIIYSHHYEVGGKPRDPMVSKNKEFFENNFIAQQDKSTKDFKSKLKEFNTKNNANKTIKNKDLEK, encoded by the coding sequence ATGTCTATGTGGAAAATTAACAGGCAAGAAACAGAAGCAACAAACACAAATCTTGTAAATATAAATAATAAAAAAATGGAATTTACTACCAAAAATAATCAAATATTTTGCACCAGCTTAGATATAGCTAGAGTATTTGAAAAAAGACATACTCATATTTTAGATATCATTAAAAACTATTTAAATGATGGAGATATGAAAGAATTTAACCAGCCGAAAATTCGGCTGGTTAATTATAAAGACCTAAAAGGCGAACTTAGACCAGCCTATGAAGTGTCTCGTGATGGTTTTTCATTTATTGCAATGGGTTTAACAGGTAAAAAAGCAAATAAATGGAAAGTTTCTTTTATTAATGCCTTTAATAAAATGGAGCAAGTTATCACGCAAGAAATACATAGTCCTAATAAATATCTTACAGAAATAATGAGTGAGCTTTATAAAAGACTTCCGCAAGAAGATTTTAGTGTTGATATTACACTTAAAGATAGAAATCAGAACAATCAAATAATTTATTCTCATCATTATGAAGTTGGTGGCAAACCAAGAGATCCAATGGTGAGTAAAAATAAAGAATTTTTTGAAAATAATTTTATAGCACAACAAGACAAATCTACAAAGGATTTTAAATCAAAACTCAAAGAATTTAACACCAAAAATAATGCAAACAAAACTATTAAAAATAAAGACTTGGAGAAATAA
- a CDS encoding type IV secretory system conjugative DNA transfer family protein, with amino-acid sequence MQNNKSLQIIFLILVGFIFTYLLTPIVFFVLNKVKIMKAIEIYNINFTLQAVANHYPKIWLSLGITFAFCLFALTLLVLSLKTKKSQFGEARFANFNEIKKMNLFGDKGIIIGKYKGKLLRFGGQQFVALGAPTRSGKGVGIVIPNLLEWQESAVVQDIKQECFDYTSKYRKEILGQEVYLFNPFSRQTHRYNPLSYIDMNDKEHCDSQLMDLGNILYPLDGDSTSKFFNGLAQNLFIGLCYLWRDLQLSGNGKDFQKAFNVDVGEFNFYNILQLSKGLTLKNEENNIRGFDDTYNFLVYCEILDEATIRRLETYFNISSDATKSGVMSSFNAPLVPFESETLRLSTETSDFDLRDLRKKKMTIYIGITPDQLANAGFILNIFWSQLILLNTKELPQSNKELKYTCLMVMDEFTAPGRIPIYQSAVSFMAGYWLRSLMIYQSNSQLETQQPLGYGKEGAKTLLTNHACQIFYAPREQEDAEAISRILGNTTFKTSSRSINTSGNGGGSRSISEASRALMLPQELREMAFENELITIDSGKPILCNKAFYYSDSYFMDKFKAVSKSLSTIRKIPTREQLENAILKGECKVKIQIIGENNEKNVA; translated from the coding sequence ATGCAAAACAATAAAAGCCTTCAAATTATTTTTCTTATTCTAGTAGGTTTCATTTTTACCTATTTACTAACTCCTATTGTTTTCTTTGTTTTGAACAAAGTAAAAATAATGAAAGCGATTGAAATCTATAACATTAACTTCACTTTACAGGCAGTCGCTAATCATTACCCAAAAATATGGCTTTCTTTGGGTATCACTTTCGCATTTTGTTTGTTTGCTTTGACTCTTTTGGTGTTATCCTTAAAAACCAAAAAATCTCAATTTGGCGAAGCTAGATTTGCTAATTTTAATGAAATTAAAAAAATGAATTTATTTGGGGATAAGGGTATTATTATTGGAAAATATAAGGGAAAATTATTAAGATTTGGCGGTCAGCAATTTGTAGCTTTAGGAGCTCCTACAAGAAGTGGTAAGGGTGTAGGTATTGTGATACCAAATTTATTAGAATGGCAAGAAAGTGCTGTGGTGCAAGATATTAAGCAAGAATGCTTTGATTACACCAGTAAATATAGAAAAGAAATCTTAGGACAAGAAGTTTATCTTTTTAATCCATTTTCAAGACAAACACATCGCTATAATCCTTTAAGCTACATTGATATGAATGATAAAGAGCATTGCGATAGTCAATTAATGGATTTAGGCAATATCCTTTATCCACTTGATGGGGATTCTACTTCAAAATTTTTCAACGGATTAGCTCAAAATCTATTCATAGGACTTTGTTATTTATGGCGTGATTTGCAACTTAGTGGCAATGGAAAAGATTTTCAAAAAGCTTTTAATGTAGATGTAGGAGAATTTAACTTTTACAATATCTTACAACTCTCAAAAGGTTTAACTCTTAAAAATGAGGAAAATAACATTAGAGGCTTTGATGATACATACAATTTTTTAGTCTATTGTGAAATTTTAGATGAAGCTACCATAAGACGCTTAGAAACTTATTTTAATATCAGCTCAGACGCAACTAAATCGGGCGTAATGAGTTCTTTTAATGCTCCTCTTGTGCCATTTGAAAGTGAAACTCTAAGATTAAGCACAGAAACAAGTGATTTTGATTTAAGAGATTTACGCAAAAAGAAAATGACAATTTATATAGGAATTACGCCTGATCAATTAGCAAATGCTGGATTTATTTTAAATATATTTTGGTCGCAACTTATTCTACTAAATACTAAAGAATTGCCACAAAGCAATAAAGAATTAAAATACACCTGCTTAATGGTTATGGACGAATTTACTGCACCTGGTAGAATTCCTATCTATCAATCTGCTGTAAGCTTTATGGCTGGATATTGGCTACGCTCTTTAATGATTTATCAATCTAACTCACAACTTGAAACGCAACAGCCTTTAGGTTATGGAAAAGAAGGAGCTAAAACATTATTAACAAATCACGCTTGTCAAATTTTTTATGCACCAAGAGAACAAGAAGACGCAGAAGCTATTTCTAGGATTTTAGGAAATACCACTTTTAAAACAAGCTCAAGAAGTATTAATACAAGTGGTAATGGTGGTGGCTCAAGAAGTATTAGTGAAGCAAGTAGAGCTTTAATGTTACCGCAAGAGCTGAGAGAAATGGCTTTTGAAAACGAGTTGATTACTATTGATAGTGGCAAACCTATCTTATGCAATAAAGCATTTTATTATTCAGATTCTTATTTTATGGATAAATTTAAAGCTGTTTCAAAAAGCTTATCAACAATAAGAAAAATTCCAACAAGAGAACAATTAGAAAATGCAATCTTAAAAGGAGAATGCAAAGTAAAAATTCAAATCATAGGAGAAAACAATGAAAAAAATGTCGCTTAG
- a CDS encoding cag pathogenicity island Cag12 family protein, whose amino-acid sequence MKKMSLSLAVIASLVVGCSAPQPKKLDNGSILTINTSILEKQYNFVPKDSFLSSQNWTYQIIAEKKSEKDDFIKNELITKTFLLAHNASRMILVGREDLIQAYKEYFIKNQVIIPIELQPINPYEEDYNKVSILFFNKIKGE is encoded by the coding sequence ATGAAAAAAATGTCGCTTAGTTTAGCTGTAATTGCTTCATTAGTAGTTGGGTGTTCTGCCCCGCAACCAAAAAAATTAGATAATGGTTCTATTTTAACTATTAACACTTCCATTTTGGAAAAACAATATAACTTTGTTCCAAAAGATAGCTTTTTAAGCTCACAAAATTGGACTTATCAAATCATCGCTGAAAAGAAATCAGAAAAAGATGACTTTATCAAAAATGAGCTTATAACGAAAACTTTTTTATTAGCTCACAATGCTAGTAGAATGATTTTAGTCGGTAGAGAAGATTTGATACAAGCCTACAAGGAATATTTTATCAAAAATCAAGTCATTATCCCTATTGAATTACAGCCTATCAATCCTTATGAAGAAGATTACAACAAGGTTAGTATTCTATTTTTTAACAAAATTAAAGGAGAGTAA
- a CDS encoding TrbM/KikA/MpfK family conjugal transfer protein, with amino-acid sequence MKKVLLSILAFGVVSSNAIELEMLTGDTRLACEAMLCLASPTQPAECSASLARYFSIHFKKPWKTINARKAFLNLCPIGDADSEMLKYKNEILANLDGACSVEALNQRIEKTLLRVEQFCESSGAGDGTSCKNVNIYGFRINPQLTNSCRLLSSSKYTDYHLKYTCNNKFYEQEEWQRGYELKEISQEIYNALPVSQREQGEKLTEISRYEFIKLPQNQRKQIGFKYYKIHIAYYQKMAIKKECWVNEK; translated from the coding sequence ATGAAAAAAGTTCTTTTATCTATTTTAGCTTTTGGTGTTGTATCCTCTAATGCAATAGAATTAGAAATGCTAACAGGAGATACTAGATTAGCGTGCGAGGCAATGCTTTGTCTAGCAAGTCCTACTCAACCAGCAGAATGTAGTGCCTCTTTGGCAAGATATTTTAGCATACATTTTAAAAAGCCGTGGAAAACTATTAATGCTAGAAAAGCTTTTTTAAATCTTTGCCCCATAGGAGATGCAGATAGTGAAATGCTTAAATATAAAAACGAAATTTTAGCGAACCTAGATGGAGCTTGTAGCGTAGAAGCGTTGAATCAGCGTATCGAAAAAACCTTATTGAGAGTTGAACAATTTTGCGAGAGTAGTGGAGCTGGAGATGGCACTTCGTGTAAAAATGTAAATATTTATGGCTTTAGAATCAATCCACAATTAACAAATTCTTGCAGATTGCTATCTTCATCAAAATATACAGATTATCATTTAAAATACACTTGCAACAATAAATTTTACGAACAAGAAGAATGGCAAAGAGGCTATGAATTAAAGGAAATCTCGCAAGAAATTTACAATGCCTTACCTGTATCGCAAAGAGAGCAAGGAGAAAAATTAACAGAAATTAGCAGATATGAATTTATAAAATTGCCTCAAAATCAAAGAAAACAAATTGGGTTTAAATATTACAAAATTCATATTGCTTATTATCAAAAAATGGCTATCAAAAAAGAATGTTGGGTTAATGAGAAATAA
- a CDS encoding DNA topoisomerase 3: MRLFIAEKPELGRAIAEGLEGSYKSGEGYIQKGNDIITWAFGHILELAKPEEYDEKYKLWKLEDLPLPIKEFKYLPKKDSRKQLKIICDLIHSDKITSIVNCGDADDEGQILVDEIIQYSKSSKPVFRVLINDLTPKAVKEEIAKIKSNTDFKGMSERGFARSQADWIVGINLTRAYTIIARQNNFEGILSVGRVQTPILGLVVARDKEFESFKSIDYYSLLGNFEINNHTIQARLKTEEKITDENLAKEIKNMCENQNAKINVKIENKKEYPPLPYNLLILQAECAKFFGFSPDKTLQITQSLREKHKAITYNRSDCQYLPETIFEEAPQILNSIKTNLNNDEIEALIAGSDTKIKSKAFNDENISAHYGIIPTQNKISSQLSKDESVVYDLISKRFIIQFFQPREYQTTTINLEINQKIFTATQSKTTKSGFRSLWKNIDTDKEEELDSNKNEYDLSSLKDNDNTKCALVQIEKKQTKPRPYYTMTTLLKDLNSVAKYVSDEKIKKLLMEKDKDKKGESGGIGTPATRSNHIKTLIEREYIEVSKDKKQVVKSTQKGRDLIALSPKALTTPDMTALWFEQQKMIEAQELTRGQFLEEVTKEVIGEIQRISNSQNFKILEDKNQQKIQCPQCSKGHLTKRKGKYGDFWGCSEYKEGCKAIYPDNKGKPNFETKQNNSDTTYKCPQCDKGFLQRMKSKNGKSWWWGCNEFRQGCKAMYYDDNGKPKI; the protein is encoded by the coding sequence ATGAGATTATTTATAGCAGAAAAACCTGAACTTGGTAGAGCCATTGCGGAAGGACTAGAAGGAAGTTATAAAAGTGGCGAAGGCTACATACAAAAAGGAAATGACATTATTACTTGGGCTTTTGGGCATATTTTAGAACTTGCTAAACCTGAAGAATATGATGAAAAATATAAGCTGTGGAAACTTGAGGATTTGCCACTACCCATTAAAGAATTTAAATATTTACCTAAGAAAGATAGCAGAAAACAGCTCAAAATCATCTGCGATTTAATCCATAGCGACAAAATTACTTCTATTGTAAATTGTGGGGATGCAGATGATGAGGGACAAATCTTAGTCGATGAAATTATTCAGTATTCTAAAAGCTCCAAACCTGTCTTTAGAGTTTTAATTAATGACTTAACTCCAAAAGCAGTCAAAGAAGAAATAGCAAAAATTAAATCTAATACAGATTTTAAAGGTATGAGCGAAAGAGGCTTTGCAAGAAGTCAAGCTGATTGGATAGTAGGAATTAATCTTACAAGGGCTTACACCATCATTGCTAGACAAAATAATTTTGAGGGCATCTTAAGTGTAGGAAGAGTGCAAACTCCTATTTTAGGACTTGTAGTTGCTAGAGATAAAGAATTTGAAAGCTTTAAAAGCATCGATTATTATTCCTTACTTGGAAATTTTGAAATTAACAATCATACAATTCAAGCACGATTAAAGACAGAAGAAAAAATTACAGATGAAAATCTAGCTAAAGAAATTAAAAATATGTGCGAAAATCAAAATGCAAAAATAAATGTAAAGATAGAAAATAAAAAAGAATATCCGCCACTACCCTATAATTTACTTATTTTACAGGCAGAGTGTGCAAAATTTTTTGGATTTAGCCCTGATAAAACCCTACAAATCACACAATCCTTAAGAGAAAAACATAAAGCAATTACTTACAATAGGTCAGATTGTCAGTATCTTCCTGAAACAATCTTTGAAGAAGCTCCACAAATTTTAAATTCCATAAAAACAAATTTAAATAATGATGAGATTGAAGCTCTCATCGCTGGTAGTGATACAAAAATAAAAAGCAAAGCTTTTAATGATGAGAACATTTCAGCACATTATGGAATCATTCCTACTCAAAACAAGATTTCATCACAATTAAGCAAAGATGAATCAGTCGTTTATGATTTAATTTCTAAAAGATTTATCATTCAATTTTTTCAGCCTAGAGAATATCAAACCACCACAATTAATTTAGAAATCAATCAAAAAATTTTTACCGCAACACAAAGCAAAACAACAAAAAGCGGTTTTAGAAGTCTATGGAAAAATATTGATACCGATAAAGAAGAGGAGCTTGATAGTAATAAAAACGAATATGATTTATCTAGCTTAAAAGATAATGATAATACAAAATGTGCTTTGGTGCAGATTGAAAAGAAGCAAACAAAACCTCGCCCCTATTACACTATGACAACATTACTTAAAGATTTAAATAGTGTTGCAAAATATGTAAGCGATGAAAAAATTAAAAAATTACTGATGGAAAAAGATAAAGACAAAAAAGGAGAAAGTGGAGGTATAGGCACACCTGCTACAAGGTCAAATCACATAAAAACCCTTATTGAAAGAGAATATATAGAGGTAAGCAAAGATAAAAAGCAAGTTGTTAAATCTACGCAAAAAGGTAGGGATTTAATCGCACTTTCTCCAAAAGCTCTTACCACACCTGATATGACAGCTTTATGGTTTGAGCAACAAAAAATGATAGAGGCACAAGAGCTTACAAGAGGGCAATTTTTAGAGGAAGTAACAAAAGAAGTCATCGGTGAAATTCAAAGAATTAGCAATAGTCAAAATTTTAAAATCTTAGAAGATAAAAATCAGCAAAAAATTCAATGTCCGCAATGTAGTAAAGGTCATTTAACAAAACGCAAAGGGAAATATGGAGATTTTTGGGGGTGTAGTGAATACAAGGAGGGTTGTAAGGCTATATATCCTGATAATAAAGGCAAACCAAATTTTGAAACAAAACAAAACAATAGCGACACTACATATAAATGTCCGCAATGCGATAAAGGATTCTTGCAGAGAATGAAAAGTAAAAATGGTAAAAGCTGGTGGTGGGGCTGTAATGAATTTAGACAAGGCTGTAAGGCTATGTATTATGATGATAATGGAAAACCTAAAATATAA
- a CDS encoding YopX family protein, with protein MKLKDFDFRIWLNSSYIYLNEIGFETINQNYFLRCCGDNEKTYEKYKFYINANISKETYKQRTQKLEDLELELYTGFKDKKGVKIFENDIVLFMPNDSEKFLHTINYDKERGFFFSDDCNLDDEYCEGCTEVIGNIRKNKELVDFMEKEKKAFKEFHQKFENKYDENGKPVKEFYEEDTRLSIYFQQELEKLLDNELYK; from the coding sequence ATGAAACTAAAAGATTTTGATTTTAGAATTTGGCTTAATAGTAGTTATATTTATCTTAATGAAATAGGATTTGAAACAATCAATCAAAATTATTTTTTGCGTTGTTGCGGTGATAATGAAAAAACTTACGAAAAATATAAATTTTATATCAATGCTAACATTTCAAAAGAAACATACAAACAAAGAACTCAAAAATTAGAAGATTTAGAACTAGAACTTTACACAGGCTTTAAAGATAAAAAGGGTGTAAAAATTTTTGAAAATGATATTGTGCTTTTTATGCCAAATGATAGTGAGAAATTTTTACATACAATAAATTACGATAAAGAGCGAGGTTTTTTCTTTAGCGATGATTGCAATTTAGATGATGAATATTGTGAGGGCTGCACTGAGGTTATAGGTAATATTCGCAAAAACAAAGAATTAGTTGATTTTATGGAAAAAGAAAAGAAAGCTTTTAAAGAATTCCATCAAAAATTTGAAAACAAATATGATGAAAATGGAAAGCCTGTTAAAGAATTTTACGAAGAAGATACAAGACTTAGTATTTACTTCCAACAAGAATTAGAAAAACTTTTAGATAATGAGCTATACAAATGA
- a CDS encoding P-loop NTPase family protein, translating into MIISIINKKGGVGKTPFAFSIAKDLGYFLQSNDNSIIEKIYPEKAKILPTPKKIDNCVYDFGGFVEKGVLSIVKESNVVIIPCTSNYNSLLRTLETLNEIGNDDRVCILVTDYRDEKEKKQICETLESNFTDLNLFFFKFSKIIENSMSSGASFTELYNENNLSRLSYTNFFNEYQRLLHFIKKEKA; encoded by the coding sequence ATGATTATATCTATCATAAATAAGAAAGGCGGGGTCGGCAAAACCCCTTTTGCTTTTTCTATTGCTAAAGATTTAGGATATTTTTTACAAAGCAATGATAATTCTATTATTGAAAAAATTTATCCTGAGAAAGCAAAAATTCTACCAACGCCAAAAAAAATAGATAATTGCGTTTATGATTTTGGCGGTTTTGTGGAAAAAGGTGTATTGAGTATTGTCAAAGAGAGCAATGTTGTTATTATTCCTTGCACAAGCAATTATAATTCTTTACTTAGAACACTAGAAACTTTAAATGAAATAGGTAATGATGATAGAGTTTGTATCTTAGTTACAGATTACAGGGACGAAAAAGAAAAAAAACAAATTTGTGAAACTCTTGAAAGTAATTTTACAGATTTAAATCTTTTCTTTTTCAAATTTTCAAAAATCATTGAAAATTCTATGAGTAGTGGAGCTTCTTTTACTGAACTCTACAATGAAAATAATCTTTCAAGGTTAAGCTATACAAATTTCTTTAATGAATACCAAAGACTTCTACATTTTATTAAAAAGGAAAAAGCATAA